The window CGGATATAGTTAAAAAAACCAGAAATTGTATCGTTGTCCGTGAGATTAATAAAGACAATGCTTCCGAACGAAAAAACAAGCACCATTTGTAGCTCGTCCACATTCTGTTTAAGAATAGATTGAAGAATAGGCCCCTTTAGGATCAAGGGCTGTTCCCAGGTGAACTTTTTTGGTATTCCGCAATAAATTGCAATCTTGTTCAAATCAATTTCATTCGTGAGCGCAAACGCCTTAAAAGAAATAGCTTCCAATATAATCACTCTTTCCGATGACAACTTTTATATATCTATTTTACCATTTCTTGTGAGTTCCTAGTACGGTTCCTCTGGTTCACTTATGCTAAGTGTATTATATTGTTAACCAAGTTGACATCCAATAGTGGTTTTTGTATAGTAAGTGACGAAGATTATGATTGGAGTGGTTTCTTTGATTTCAAACTCTGAATTACAAAATTTAGATCTGATAGACCTATTAAGTGAGCGTCACAGTTTGGTCCGAAAAATCTCAGAGAAAGCATGGAACGATCAAAGCGATATATATATTTCTAATTCTGAATGGTATATCATGGCAAGAATATATAAAAGACAGCCGAGCATTTCGTATGTTACAAAAAATGTAGAAATTTCTCGTCAGGCAATACATAAGTTTATCCAAAAGCTTTCTGAGAAAGGCTTAGTCGAAATCAAAAATGCAGAAAACAACAAGAAAGAAAAATGTATTCAGTTAACAGCTTTAGGAGAAGAATGCTACAAAAAAAATGAGGCCCTAAAAGCGCAGCTTGAGAAAAAAATTGCAAAAAAAATAGGTGTAGAGGAAGTAAATATCCTCAAAGATCTGCTAAAGTTAGATTGGGAAAAATTAGATTAATCACTATTATTGAAAACCCCTGTTTTGTTAATCAAGTTAACGAAGCGGGGGTTTTTCTATACAAAAAAGTAGTCAACTTGGTCGAATTGATTTCATAGACAATTCATTTTTAAGTAAAGGTACCTTTCTAAAAAGATTGTTGTTTTTTAAATTGTTTTTGTGAAATGAAAACCGTTGATAAAGAAGTTGATTGTAGCGGAAGGTGCGAGACTCCTGCGGGAGCAGCGGGACAGGTGAGACCCCACAGGCGCTATAGCGCCCAGTCTCCAAAGACAATCATCACTGGAGAGATTGCTGACTCAACGGGGTCAGATTTAATAATGTGCGGTGCTACGGGGCTGAATGCTGTTGAACGTTTCTTGACTGGTTCCGTATCTGAAGCCATTGTTCGGTCAGCTAAATGTGATGTTTTAGTGATCCGTAGACCTGTTTTACATTCTATTAAACTTTAGTATTCTTATCGAAGAAACTTTGAATCTTCCTGCTATCAAAATTGAAAAAATATCAAGTATTACTATTTTTCATTCTGAACAGTATAATCAGGGATGGGAGTTGAGTCGAATGAATAAAAAAGACATCGCTAATATTCGGAAGCAATTTAAGTTAGATAATGATCATATTATGAAAATTAGAGAAATCTTTAATGTTTATGTTAAGAAAGAATCTGGTGAGATTTACCATCATATTTGTCAACCATTTCAAATGTTAGAACAAGAGTCACAAGAATTATTTTTGACAAATTTTAAAAAGGTATTAACAGGTGAGCTTGATACCAAACTGTTCGAGCTGAGATTTCAACGGGATATTAATGAAAGCGCACAAACCATTCTTTACGAAGGGCTACATCTCGATACAACCGAGGCTTGGATTGAAAATATGCTTCAAATTGTTGAGAAGATGTATGCTCATACTGTTTATGAATTCGATACAATGGTTACGTTTATTCGTGGAGAACTTCGAAAACCGACGAGCAAACGAAACTCCGAATCTGAAGAAGGCGGGGATGATGCAGTTTATTCCAATGAGTTTATCCTTTGCAGTCAAAACAAAACGGACCAACCGAAAAAGGCCTTGCTGTTTGATTATATCGAGAAAGAATTCAAACCTAATAACGCCTTTGATCCAATCATTAACTTAGCCCAGCCTTTGTCAGGCTTTTTGTTCCCTGCTATTACCGACAATGCTGCAGATGTAAACCATATTCTTTATTGTGCTGGAAAAGTCAATGAACCGGATGAAACATTTGTCTTTGACGTTCTTAATTGTGAAGGCATAATAACCGCGATGGAAAATAAAGGCTGCTTCGAACAAATCCTAATCAATGTGATGGGAGACGAAGTGGATACTAAAGTCATTTCCAATGTTTATGAGGAAATCGATAAGATGGTACAAGACAATAAAGAACAAGAAGAAAGCGAACCTCCTAAGTTAGATTATAAAGACGTTGAACGCATCTTAACGGTAAGCGGGGTCGAAAATGTTGACACCGCCAAAGTGGAACATGCCTTTAAAGCGGTCGTAGATGATGAAAAACATGAATTTAAAGCAAGTAGTCTAATTCCAAAAAAGATTAAAATCAATACGAGCGTAGCAGATGTATCGATCAACCCGAAGGAACTAAACAAAGTAAAATATATTATGTATCAGGGAAAACGATGTCTATTGCTTGAAATCGATGAGGACGTGGTTTTGGAAGGATTCCGACTAGAAACCGAAACACTATAAAGGCTAAAATATTTTACAAATACTAAAAACTCCTAATGCAGAAGAAAGATCCTGTTAAGCTTTCTTCTACAGTAGGAGTTTTTCACATGGAAAATCAT of the Bacillus sp. 1NLA3E genome contains:
- a CDS encoding MarR family winged helix-turn-helix transcriptional regulator, translated to MIGVVSLISNSELQNLDLIDLLSERHSLVRKISEKAWNDQSDIYISNSEWYIMARIYKRQPSISYVTKNVEISRQAIHKFIQKLSEKGLVEIKNAENNKKEKCIQLTALGEECYKKNEALKAQLEKKIAKKIGVEEVNILKDLLKLDWEKLD
- a CDS encoding DUF4317 domain-containing protein; translation: MNKKDIANIRKQFKLDNDHIMKIREIFNVYVKKESGEIYHHICQPFQMLEQESQELFLTNFKKVLTGELDTKLFELRFQRDINESAQTILYEGLHLDTTEAWIENMLQIVEKMYAHTVYEFDTMVTFIRGELRKPTSKRNSESEEGGDDAVYSNEFILCSQNKTDQPKKALLFDYIEKEFKPNNAFDPIINLAQPLSGFLFPAITDNAADVNHILYCAGKVNEPDETFVFDVLNCEGIITAMENKGCFEQILINVMGDEVDTKVISNVYEEIDKMVQDNKEQEESEPPKLDYKDVERILTVSGVENVDTAKVEHAFKAVVDDEKHEFKASSLIPKKIKINTSVADVSINPKELNKVKYIMYQGKRCLLLEIDEDVVLEGFRLETETL